From one Novosphingobium sp. genomic stretch:
- a CDS encoding GGDEF domain-containing protein, whose translation MHVDLTTLYLLVIGTLLVSAGMTLWERKIRPERSLSLDLWASGYVMLALGCFAATDRGHLPGVCGAALSNLVIMSGYLLILNGVASLSGRHYRLSSIGMLAGLALMWSLGGTRWQGVIWAYISAGPIALVSAATAWEMLRCKGLRHLRSSRIVIAATSAYALLYAARVVLLPFLTSLYGQDFLAWASVVTMYGGVLYSVGLPMALLTLMREEAHDRLLQLSLTDYLTGLGNRQWFFEQGAKVLGSAKRSLSLLAFDMDHFKSINDHHGHATGDEVLKVFARIARSLLGPDAVIARIGGEEFAALLPDCDGTQARHIGQLVVQTFGSTVALTASGVAVRSTVSIGLAEMNCARAPHSASESELRKDLAALLSAADRALYAAKALGRNRVETAASAGLPRVSFG comes from the coding sequence ATGCATGTCGACCTGACCACCCTTTATCTTCTTGTCATCGGAACGCTGCTGGTCAGCGCTGGCATGACCCTGTGGGAGCGCAAGATCCGCCCGGAGCGCAGCCTGTCGCTCGACCTGTGGGCGTCGGGTTACGTGATGCTGGCGCTGGGCTGCTTCGCGGCGACGGACCGGGGCCATCTGCCCGGCGTCTGCGGCGCGGCGCTGAGCAATCTGGTGATCATGAGCGGCTATCTGCTGATCCTCAACGGCGTGGCCTCGCTCAGCGGTCGGCATTATCGCCTGTCCTCGATCGGCATGCTGGCGGGCCTTGCGCTTATGTGGTCGCTGGGCGGCACGCGCTGGCAGGGTGTCATCTGGGCCTATATCTCGGCAGGGCCGATCGCGCTGGTCAGCGCGGCCACGGCATGGGAAATGCTGCGCTGCAAGGGTCTGCGGCATCTGCGCTCCAGCCGGATCGTCATCGCCGCGACCAGCGCCTATGCCCTGCTCTATGCCGCGCGGGTGGTGCTGCTGCCGTTTCTCACCAGCCTTTACGGACAGGACTTCCTGGCCTGGGCCAGCGTGGTGACGATGTATGGCGGCGTGCTCTATTCGGTCGGGCTGCCCATGGCGCTGCTGACGCTGATGCGGGAGGAAGCCCATGACCGCCTGCTCCAGCTCTCGCTCACCGATTATCTGACCGGGCTGGGCAACCGCCAGTGGTTCTTCGAGCAGGGCGCGAAGGTGCTGGGCAGCGCGAAACGCTCGCTCTCGCTGCTCGCCTTCGACATGGACCATTTCAAATCGATCAACGACCATCATGGCCATGCCACCGGCGATGAGGTGCTCAAGGTCTTCGCTCGCATCGCGCGCAGCCTGCTGGGCCCCGATGCCGTGATCGCCCGCATCGGCGGCGAGGAATTTGCCGCCCTGCTGCCCGATTGCGATGGCACACAGGCGCGCCACATCGGGCAATTGGTGGTCCAGACCTTCGGCAGCACCGTCGCCCTGACCGCCAGCGGTGTGGCTGTGCGCTCGACCGTCAGCATCGGTCTGGCGGAAATGAACTGTGCCCGAGCTCCCCATTCAGCCTCCGAAAGCGAGCTGCGCAAGGATCTGGCGGCGCTGCTTTCGGCGGCGGATCGCGCGCTTTATGCCGCCAAGGCTCTGGGGCGCAACCGGGTGGAAACCGCCGCATCTGCCGGGCTGCCGCGTGTCTCCTTCGGCTGA